One window of the Tissierella sp. genome contains the following:
- a CDS encoding VirD4-like conjugal transfer protein, CD1115 family: MQSQVFLLIGIGALMFIIIGGLSLIAHYYTLNGIKSKTVGDGQHGVARFATQKEIIKTYEHISFQVSQWRKGKNLPCDENGNLIQGLVVGCKGNKGDIVGLVDTGDVHCLMIGAAGVGKTAFFLYPNLEYACASGMSFITTDTKGDLARKYGTIAKENYGYKVAVIDLRNPTRSDGNNLLHLVNKYMDAYRENNNNLSARAKAEKYAKIISKTIINSGGDSSAYGQNAFFYDAAEGLLTAVILLIAEYLPPTEEDGHIIDTRHIISVFKLVQDLMAPSKVKGKSQFQLLMDKLPPDHKARWFAGAALNSAEQAMASVLSTVLSRLNAFLDSEMEQILCFDTTIDAETFCYEKSAIFLILPEEDNTKYFMVSLFLQQFYREMLTVADENGGKLPNRVMIYADEIGTIPKIESFEMMLSAGRSRRISIVPIIQSFAQLDKNYGKEGSEIITDNCQLTIFGGFAPNSETAQVLSKALGSRTVMSGSISRGKNDPSQSLQMIERPLLTADELKSLPKGNFVIMKTGVHPMQTKLRLFLDWGITFDKPYEMEEKSHRKVRYADKQTLEENVLCQHMTDAIDEEETTESTVKRQGGILHTPGHEQTDGSKVDPKRKPILRT, encoded by the coding sequence ATGCAATCACAAGTGTTTTTATTAATAGGAATTGGTGCCTTAATGTTCATAATAATTGGTGGGTTGTCTTTAATTGCTCACTATTATACCCTAAATGGAATCAAATCTAAAACAGTAGGAGATGGGCAACATGGAGTCGCTCGATTTGCTACGCAAAAGGAAATTATTAAAACGTATGAGCATATTTCTTTTCAAGTATCACAGTGGAGGAAAGGTAAGAATCTTCCATGTGATGAGAATGGAAACTTGATACAGGGATTAGTAGTTGGGTGTAAAGGAAATAAAGGAGATATTGTAGGTCTTGTAGATACAGGAGATGTTCACTGTCTTATGATTGGTGCAGCAGGAGTTGGTAAAACAGCCTTTTTTCTATATCCAAACCTAGAATATGCATGTGCGAGTGGGATGAGTTTTATAACCACTGATACAAAGGGAGATTTAGCTAGAAAATATGGAACTATAGCAAAAGAGAATTATGGATATAAAGTTGCAGTTATAGATTTAAGAAATCCCACACGCAGTGATGGAAATAACCTTCTACATTTAGTAAATAAGTATATGGATGCATATCGAGAGAATAACAATAATCTATCTGCAAGAGCCAAGGCAGAAAAATATGCAAAGATAATTTCAAAGACAATCATAAATTCAGGTGGTGACAGTTCAGCTTATGGACAAAATGCATTCTTCTATGATGCTGCAGAAGGACTTCTGACAGCAGTTATTTTGCTTATAGCAGAATATCTCCCACCTACTGAGGAAGATGGACATATAATAGATACAAGACATATCATAAGTGTGTTTAAATTGGTTCAGGATTTAATGGCACCAAGCAAGGTGAAAGGGAAAAGCCAGTTTCAATTATTGATGGATAAACTTCCTCCTGATCATAAAGCTAGATGGTTTGCTGGTGCAGCTCTTAATTCAGCAGAGCAGGCAATGGCTTCTGTTCTTTCTACAGTACTATCAAGACTCAATGCATTTCTTGATTCTGAAATGGAGCAGATATTGTGCTTTGATACAACAATTGATGCGGAAACTTTCTGCTACGAAAAGTCTGCAATCTTTCTTATACTCCCGGAAGAAGATAATACAAAGTATTTCATGGTCAGTTTATTTTTGCAACAGTTCTACCGTGAAATGTTAACAGTAGCGGATGAAAATGGTGGTAAGCTTCCTAATCGTGTGATGATATATGCAGATGAAATAGGTACTATCCCAAAGATAGAATCCTTCGAAATGATGCTTAGTGCAGGGAGATCAAGAAGAATTTCTATTGTACCAATCATTCAATCCTTTGCACAGCTTGATAAAAACTATGGAAAAGAAGGTAGTGAGATTATAACTGATAACTGTCAACTCACTATATTTGGAGGGTTTGCACCAAATTCAGAAACAGCTCAGGTGTTATCTAAAGCACTTGGCAGTAGAACAGTTATGAGTGGAAGCATCAGCAGAGGGAAAAATGATCCCTCTCAAAGTTTACAGATGATTGAGCGACCACTTCTTACGGCAGATGAGTTAAAATCCTTGCCTAAAGGAAACTTTGTAATTATGAAAACAGGTGTACATCCAATGCAAACAAAACTTCGATTGTTTTTGGATTGGGGCATCACTTTTGACAAGCCATATGAGATGGAGGAAAAGTCCCATCGTAAGGTACGCTATGCCGACAAGCAGACCTTAGAAGAAAATGTTCTTTGTCAGCATATGACTGATGCAATAGATGAAGAAGAAACTACCGAATCCACGGTAAAGAGACAAGGAGGTATACTTCATACTCCTGGGCATGAA
- a CDS encoding DUF3991 domain-containing protein, with the protein MSTYIHFTEEQKQRANSVDLVEFLQRQGEKLLPSGREKRLASDRSITVRGNEWYDHALEQGGLAIDFVQNFYGLSFPEAVTMLLGGEQGGVYSKAKERKQTEQKNFVLPPKNSDMRRVFAYLIKNRYIDRDVVSFFAKQNLLYESCEQSVDRVKEYHNAVFVGYDENGVPCHAHKRGIYSNGKSFKGNVESSNPCYSFHYTGISNRLYVFEAPIDMMSFITINKNTNWQKHSYVALCGVSEQAMLKMLENNPNLNHVILCLDHDTAGIESTEKFQDILYEKIIECSRMSSKCKDWNEDIKESLNLPAIPSEEHPQYIIRDEVCSEIKVYVLETRKNDNSHSKLNTLFEKCNTDDAEQIVGNLKQLSALSLCLASNEYRQMGYPSEKDKLLTRLHDGFKAYENRSKHNNRLLDIKKELEKFGKHQGVICENEKKDAAKRYEVIASHCLKAIITIEIQQQKQEQKQLIVMS; encoded by the coding sequence ATGAGTACTTATATTCATTTTACAGAAGAACAAAAGCAAAGAGCCAATTCAGTTGACCTTGTAGAATTTTTGCAAAGACAAGGTGAAAAACTATTGCCATCAGGTAGAGAAAAAAGACTTGCAAGTGATCGCAGTATTACAGTCAGAGGTAATGAGTGGTATGACCATGCGTTAGAACAGGGTGGACTTGCTATTGATTTTGTACAAAACTTTTATGGTTTGTCTTTCCCAGAGGCAGTAACAATGCTACTTGGTGGTGAGCAAGGCGGGGTATACAGTAAGGCAAAAGAAAGAAAACAAACGGAACAAAAAAACTTTGTACTCCCTCCGAAGAATTCAGATATGCGAAGAGTTTTTGCATATCTCATTAAAAATCGTTATATTGACCGTGATGTGGTAAGTTTCTTCGCTAAGCAAAATTTACTCTATGAAAGCTGTGAGCAATCAGTAGATAGGGTAAAAGAATACCATAACGCAGTATTTGTAGGATATGATGAAAATGGAGTTCCTTGTCACGCTCACAAACGTGGAATTTATTCTAATGGTAAAAGCTTCAAAGGTAATGTTGAGAGCAGTAATCCTTGTTATAGCTTTCATTACACAGGAATAAGTAATAGGCTTTATGTATTTGAAGCACCTATTGATATGATGTCTTTCATTACAATAAATAAAAATACCAATTGGCAGAAACACAGCTATGTCGCATTGTGTGGAGTATCGGAACAAGCAATGCTTAAAATGCTTGAAAATAATCCCAATTTAAATCATGTTATATTATGTTTAGACCATGATACTGCTGGAATAGAATCAACTGAAAAGTTTCAAGATATTCTTTACGAGAAGATAATTGAATGCAGTAGAATGAGTTCTAAGTGCAAGGATTGGAATGAAGATATAAAAGAAAGCCTCAATCTCCCAGCAATTCCATCAGAGGAACACCCACAATATATTATTCGTGATGAAGTTTGCTCTGAAATCAAAGTATATGTCTTAGAAACAAGAAAGAATGATAATTCACATTCAAAACTAAATACCTTATTTGAAAAATGTAATACTGATGATGCAGAGCAGATAGTTGGAAATTTAAAACAACTGTCTGCTCTTTCTTTATGCCTTGCATCCAATGAATACAGACAGATGGGCTATCCTTCAGAAAAGGACAAATTGCTTACTAGATTACATGATGGCTTCAAAGCATATGAAAATCGTAGCAAACATAATAATCGTTTATTAGATATTAAAAAGGAACTTGAAAAGTTTGGGAAACATCAGGGTGTTATTTGTGAAAATGAAAAGAAAGATGCTGCTAAGAGGTATGAAGTTATTGCTAGTCACTGCCTAAAGGCAATTATTACTATTGAAATCCAACAGCAAAAACAAGAACAAAAGCAGTTAATTGTGATGTCATAA